In a single window of the Nicotiana tomentosiformis chromosome 10, ASM39032v3, whole genome shotgun sequence genome:
- the LOC104113833 gene encoding probable splicing factor 3A subunit 1 isoform X1, which translates to MPFGVRLGFFPLFLALGFSQKSKQPLVATVHRLTPRRATPLLFKSSTGIEMLSTTPILPLPAPPLDGNLGPTPPAQVVEEPKDDNMEENEEDTNKANNVSTSVATHTRTIGIIYPPPDIRSIVDKTAQFVAKNGPEFEKRIVLNNAGNAKFNFLNASDPYHAYYQHRLAEARSQNQASGEQPTQPADQEAAPAPPTADGAEATARPDPSVQFRPVRRVLEPPEAEQYTVRLPEGITGEELDIIKLTAQFVARNGKSFLTGLTSREINNPQFHFLKPTHSMFMFFTSLADAYSKVLMPPKGLTDKLRKSAADMTTVLERCLHRLEWEKSQEQARQKAEDEIEQERLQMAMIDWHDFVVVETIDFADDEDLDLPPPMTLEEVIRRSKMPTLEEEEYVEPGKEVEMEMDEEEVQLVEEGMRAATLQENGDVKSVETMAIPEEQDPPMRIVKNWKRPEERIPAERDPTKYVVSPITGELIPINEMSEHMRISLIDPKYKEQKDRMFAKIKETTLAQDDEISRNIVGLARTRPDIFGTTEEEVSNAVKAEIEKKKEEPKQVIWDGHTGSIGRTASQAMSQNTNADDQNDAANDERNLPGPQAPPPPRPGFPSVRPLPPPPGLALNIPRPPNTVQYSTSTSAGVAAPPRPPMVNMIPQVRPPPPPMPQMLGQQNLMVNRPPMPPSVAMNSHGHPIPPPPGSQFTPLGAPRPFVPLPMSQPGMSMVPPPPIPQGMPPPPPPEEAPPLPEEPEPKRQKLDESVLIPEEQFLAQHSGPARINVSVPNTDEGNLKGQVLEITVQSLSETIASLKEKISGEVQLPANKQKLSGKAGFLKDNLSLAYYNVASGETLSLSLRERGGRKR; encoded by the exons ATGCCCTTTGGAGTTAGGCTAGGTTTCTTTCCCTTGTTTCTAGCGCTAGGTTTCTCTCAAAAATCAAAACAGCCGCTGGTTGCTACGGTACACCGCCTAACTCCTCGGCGAGCGACTCCTCTCctcttcaagtcttcaacag GGATAGAAATGTTGAGCACCACGCCAATATTACCCCTTCCAGCGCCCCCGTTGGATGGGAATCTGGGACCAACACCTCCAGCGCAGGTGGTAGAGGAACCAAAGGATGATAACATGGAGGAAAATGAAGAGGACACCAATAAAGCCAATAATGTTTCAACGTCTGTTGCAACACATACTAGAACCATTGGTATCATTTATCCGCCTCCAGATATTAGGAGTATTGTCGACAAGACTGCACAGTTTGTGGCGAAGAATGGCCCAGAATTTGAGAAGAGGATTGTTCTAAATAACGCTGGCAATGCAAAATTTAACTTCCTGAATGCTTCTGATCCTTACCATGCCTATTATCAGCACCGTTTGGCTGAAGCTCGTTCACAGAATCAGGCTTCTGGAGAGCAGCCTACTCAACCAGCAGACCAAGAAGCGGCCCCTGCTCCTCCTACCGCTGATGGTGCTGAGGCAACTGCTAGGCCTGATCCGTCAGTTCAGTTTAGACCTGTCAGAAGGGTTCTTGAGCCACCTGAGGCAGAGCAATATACTGTTAGACTCCCTGAAGGGATCACAGGTGAAGAATTGGATATCATTAAGCTTACAGCACAATTTGTGGCCAGAAATGGGAAGTCTTTCTTAACAGGGTTGACGAGCAGGGAGATTAATAATCCGCAGTTTCATTTTCTAAAGCCTACTCACAGCATGTTCATGTTTTTCACTTCACTTGCGGATGCGTACTCGAAAGTTCTGATGCCTCCTAAAGGCTTGACGGATAAGCTGCGGAAGAGTGCCGCTGACATGACAACAGTCCTGGAGCGATGTCTGCATCGATTGGAGTGGGAAAAGTCACAGGAGCAGGCTAGGCAGAAAGCTGAAGATGAGATAGAACAGGAGAGGTTGCAGATGGCTATGATTGATTGGCATGATTTTGTTGTCGTTGAGACTATAGATTTTGCTGATGATGAAGATCTGGATTTACCTCCACCTATGACCCTTGAGGAGGTTATAAGGAGGAGCAAGATGCCTACATTGGAGGAAGAAGAGTATGTTGAGCCCGGAAAAGAGGTGGAAATGGAGATGGATGAAGAAGAGGTGCAGCTAGTCGAAGAAGGTATGAGAGCTGCGACTCTTcaagagaatggtgatgtcaagAGTGTTGAAACCATGGCAATTCCAGAGGAACAGGACCCACCTATGCGGATTGTGAAGAACTGGAAGAGGCCTGAAGAGAGGATCCCCGCAGAAAGGGACCCAACTAAGTATGTTGTCTCTCCTATAACTGGTGAGCTAATACCTATTAATGAAATGTCTGAACATATGAGGATCTCTCTCATTGATCCGAAGTACAAGGAACAGAAAGACAGGATGTTTGCGAAGATTAAGGAGACAACTCTTGCGCAGGATGATGAGATTTCTAGGAACATTGTTGGACTTGCAAGAACCCGTCCGGATATATTTGGTACTACGGAAGAAGAAGTTTCAAATGCGGTCAAGGCTGAGATTGAGAAAAAAAAGGAAGAGCCGAAGCAGGTCATATGGGATGGTCACACAGGTAGCATTGGTCGCACTGCAAGCCAGGCAATGTCTCAGAACACTAATGCAGATGATCAGAATGATGCTGCAAATGATGAAAGAAACCTTCCCGGTCCGCAGGCTCCTCCACCTCCCAGGCCTGGTTTTCCATCTGTTAGGCCACTACCTCCACCTCCTGGGCTTGCGCTGAATATTCCTAGGCCTCCTAATACAGTCCAGTATTCCACCTCCACCAGTGCTGGGGTTGCTGCTCCACCTCGACCTCCTATGGTTAACATGATTCCTCAGGTTCGGCCCCCACCTCCTCCCATGCCACAGATGCTAGGTCAGCAAAATCTGATGGTAAATCGTCCACCAATGCCTCCATCAGTGGCCATGAATTCACATGGCCATCCTATTCCACCACCTCCTGGATCACAGTTTACACCTTTGGGAGCACCTCGACCCTTTGTTCCCCTCCCGATGTCCCAGCCCGGAATGTCTATGGTTCCGCCTCCTCCTATTCCCCAAGGAATgcctcctcctcctccaccagAAGAAGCCCCTCCTCTACCTGAAGAGCCAGAGCCGAAGAGGCAAAAGCTTGATGAGTCTGTTCTCATTCCTGAAGAGCAGTTTTTGGCTCAGCACTCG GGTCCTGCAAGGATCAATGTATCTGTGCCGAATACTGACGAAGGGAATCTCAAAGGACAAGTTCTGGAAATCACAGTGCAATCTCTGTCTGAAACCATTGCCAGTCTAAAAGAGAAGATTTCCGGGGAGGTCCAGCTTCCTGCAAACAAACAAAAGCTGAGTGGAAAGGCTGGTTTTCTCAAGGACAACTTGTCTCTTGCATACTATAATGTTGCATCTGGAGAAACTCTCAGTCTCTCTCTGAGAGAACGTGGTGGCAGAAAGAGATGA
- the LOC104113833 gene encoding probable splicing factor 3A subunit 1 isoform X2, whose protein sequence is MLSTTPILPLPAPPLDGNLGPTPPAQVVEEPKDDNMEENEEDTNKANNVSTSVATHTRTIGIIYPPPDIRSIVDKTAQFVAKNGPEFEKRIVLNNAGNAKFNFLNASDPYHAYYQHRLAEARSQNQASGEQPTQPADQEAAPAPPTADGAEATARPDPSVQFRPVRRVLEPPEAEQYTVRLPEGITGEELDIIKLTAQFVARNGKSFLTGLTSREINNPQFHFLKPTHSMFMFFTSLADAYSKVLMPPKGLTDKLRKSAADMTTVLERCLHRLEWEKSQEQARQKAEDEIEQERLQMAMIDWHDFVVVETIDFADDEDLDLPPPMTLEEVIRRSKMPTLEEEEYVEPGKEVEMEMDEEEVQLVEEGMRAATLQENGDVKSVETMAIPEEQDPPMRIVKNWKRPEERIPAERDPTKYVVSPITGELIPINEMSEHMRISLIDPKYKEQKDRMFAKIKETTLAQDDEISRNIVGLARTRPDIFGTTEEEVSNAVKAEIEKKKEEPKQVIWDGHTGSIGRTASQAMSQNTNADDQNDAANDERNLPGPQAPPPPRPGFPSVRPLPPPPGLALNIPRPPNTVQYSTSTSAGVAAPPRPPMVNMIPQVRPPPPPMPQMLGQQNLMVNRPPMPPSVAMNSHGHPIPPPPGSQFTPLGAPRPFVPLPMSQPGMSMVPPPPIPQGMPPPPPPEEAPPLPEEPEPKRQKLDESVLIPEEQFLAQHSGPARINVSVPNTDEGNLKGQVLEITVQSLSETIASLKEKISGEVQLPANKQKLSGKAGFLKDNLSLAYYNVASGETLSLSLRERGGRKR, encoded by the exons ATGTTGAGCACCACGCCAATATTACCCCTTCCAGCGCCCCCGTTGGATGGGAATCTGGGACCAACACCTCCAGCGCAGGTGGTAGAGGAACCAAAGGATGATAACATGGAGGAAAATGAAGAGGACACCAATAAAGCCAATAATGTTTCAACGTCTGTTGCAACACATACTAGAACCATTGGTATCATTTATCCGCCTCCAGATATTAGGAGTATTGTCGACAAGACTGCACAGTTTGTGGCGAAGAATGGCCCAGAATTTGAGAAGAGGATTGTTCTAAATAACGCTGGCAATGCAAAATTTAACTTCCTGAATGCTTCTGATCCTTACCATGCCTATTATCAGCACCGTTTGGCTGAAGCTCGTTCACAGAATCAGGCTTCTGGAGAGCAGCCTACTCAACCAGCAGACCAAGAAGCGGCCCCTGCTCCTCCTACCGCTGATGGTGCTGAGGCAACTGCTAGGCCTGATCCGTCAGTTCAGTTTAGACCTGTCAGAAGGGTTCTTGAGCCACCTGAGGCAGAGCAATATACTGTTAGACTCCCTGAAGGGATCACAGGTGAAGAATTGGATATCATTAAGCTTACAGCACAATTTGTGGCCAGAAATGGGAAGTCTTTCTTAACAGGGTTGACGAGCAGGGAGATTAATAATCCGCAGTTTCATTTTCTAAAGCCTACTCACAGCATGTTCATGTTTTTCACTTCACTTGCGGATGCGTACTCGAAAGTTCTGATGCCTCCTAAAGGCTTGACGGATAAGCTGCGGAAGAGTGCCGCTGACATGACAACAGTCCTGGAGCGATGTCTGCATCGATTGGAGTGGGAAAAGTCACAGGAGCAGGCTAGGCAGAAAGCTGAAGATGAGATAGAACAGGAGAGGTTGCAGATGGCTATGATTGATTGGCATGATTTTGTTGTCGTTGAGACTATAGATTTTGCTGATGATGAAGATCTGGATTTACCTCCACCTATGACCCTTGAGGAGGTTATAAGGAGGAGCAAGATGCCTACATTGGAGGAAGAAGAGTATGTTGAGCCCGGAAAAGAGGTGGAAATGGAGATGGATGAAGAAGAGGTGCAGCTAGTCGAAGAAGGTATGAGAGCTGCGACTCTTcaagagaatggtgatgtcaagAGTGTTGAAACCATGGCAATTCCAGAGGAACAGGACCCACCTATGCGGATTGTGAAGAACTGGAAGAGGCCTGAAGAGAGGATCCCCGCAGAAAGGGACCCAACTAAGTATGTTGTCTCTCCTATAACTGGTGAGCTAATACCTATTAATGAAATGTCTGAACATATGAGGATCTCTCTCATTGATCCGAAGTACAAGGAACAGAAAGACAGGATGTTTGCGAAGATTAAGGAGACAACTCTTGCGCAGGATGATGAGATTTCTAGGAACATTGTTGGACTTGCAAGAACCCGTCCGGATATATTTGGTACTACGGAAGAAGAAGTTTCAAATGCGGTCAAGGCTGAGATTGAGAAAAAAAAGGAAGAGCCGAAGCAGGTCATATGGGATGGTCACACAGGTAGCATTGGTCGCACTGCAAGCCAGGCAATGTCTCAGAACACTAATGCAGATGATCAGAATGATGCTGCAAATGATGAAAGAAACCTTCCCGGTCCGCAGGCTCCTCCACCTCCCAGGCCTGGTTTTCCATCTGTTAGGCCACTACCTCCACCTCCTGGGCTTGCGCTGAATATTCCTAGGCCTCCTAATACAGTCCAGTATTCCACCTCCACCAGTGCTGGGGTTGCTGCTCCACCTCGACCTCCTATGGTTAACATGATTCCTCAGGTTCGGCCCCCACCTCCTCCCATGCCACAGATGCTAGGTCAGCAAAATCTGATGGTAAATCGTCCACCAATGCCTCCATCAGTGGCCATGAATTCACATGGCCATCCTATTCCACCACCTCCTGGATCACAGTTTACACCTTTGGGAGCACCTCGACCCTTTGTTCCCCTCCCGATGTCCCAGCCCGGAATGTCTATGGTTCCGCCTCCTCCTATTCCCCAAGGAATgcctcctcctcctccaccagAAGAAGCCCCTCCTCTACCTGAAGAGCCAGAGCCGAAGAGGCAAAAGCTTGATGAGTCTGTTCTCATTCCTGAAGAGCAGTTTTTGGCTCAGCACTCG GGTCCTGCAAGGATCAATGTATCTGTGCCGAATACTGACGAAGGGAATCTCAAAGGACAAGTTCTGGAAATCACAGTGCAATCTCTGTCTGAAACCATTGCCAGTCTAAAAGAGAAGATTTCCGGGGAGGTCCAGCTTCCTGCAAACAAACAAAAGCTGAGTGGAAAGGCTGGTTTTCTCAAGGACAACTTGTCTCTTGCATACTATAATGTTGCATCTGGAGAAACTCTCAGTCTCTCTCTGAGAGAACGTGGTGGCAGAAAGAGATGA
- the LOC138900460 gene encoding uncharacterized protein, with protein sequence MTWDSFTRIFLDRYIPSSQREKLRFQFEKLQQGQISVTDYEARFSELSLHALMILPTEAERVRRFVVGLHTGIQATMTREVKIGTSYELVVEIDRRIESVLQRSREQIMRDKRFRYSRELRGAPSGGRAQHMVENGCLAYLAYVQDTNAETSTIDSVSVVREFSDVFPSYLPGMPPDRDIDFCIDLAPDTQPISIPLYRLGPKELKEQLEELLAKGKEEHEQHMRVVLQTLREQKLYAKSSKCEVWLESIAFLGHIVSGEGIKVDPKKIEAVQNCHRPTSATEIRSFLGLAGYYRRIVEGFSYIAAPLTKLTQKGVPFQWSNDCEEGRVIAYASSQLKTHEKNYPVHDLELAAIVHALKIWSIKMAPFEALYGRRCRLPIRWFKPDESKLYGTDLVKDALEKEVTPRLMRILLIEFFSPELHPRLKYF encoded by the exons atgacttgggatagtttcacccgtatcttcctggacaggtatattccatccTCCCAGAGGGAaaagttgcggtttcagtttgagaagctccagcagggtcagatatcagtgaccgattatgaggcgaggttttctgagttatctctccatgcacttatgatactccctactgaggcggagagagtgcggaggtttgttgtgggATTACATACTGGAATTCAGGCCACCATGACCCGAGAGGTTAAGATAGgcacttcttatgagctagttgtagagatagaCCGGAGGATTGAGAGTGTGcttcagcggagccgagagcagattatgagagataagcggtttagatattctaGAGAGTtaagaggtgctccgtctgggggtagag ctcaacacatggttgagaatggttgtttagcttatctagcctatgttcaggaTACTAATGCAGAGACTTCGACTATAGATTCAGTgtctgtagttcgggagttctccgatgtatttccttcatatcttccaggcatgccacctgatcgtgatattgatttctgtattgacttggctccagatacccaacctatatctatcccactgtatcgttTGGGTcctaaagaattgaaagaacagcttgaggagctactagccaaagg taaggaggagcacgagcagcatatgagagtggtgcttcagacgctgcgggaacaaaagttatatgctaagtccTCTAAATGTGAGGTTTGGCTagagtctatagcatttttggggcatattgtatcgggcgagggcataaaagttgatcccaaaaagattgaggcagttcagaattgtcatcgtcccacttcggcgactgagattaggagttttctgggtttagcaggttattatcgtcggatCGTGGAAGGTTTCTCatatattgcagcacctttgaccaaattaacccagaagggtgttccgttccaatggtccaatgattgtgag gaagggcgagttattgcatatgcttcaagtcaGTTGAagacccacgagaagaattatccggtgcatgatttagaattagctgcgattgttcacgctcttaagatttggag catcaagatggctccatttgaggctttatatggtcggcgatgtcgtttgcCCATCAGATGGTTTAAGCCCGatgagtctaagttatatggtactgacttggtgaaggatgccttggaaaag GAAGTTACACCTCGTCTCATGAGAATATTGCTTATTGAATTTTTCAGTCCAGAATTACATCCCCGCTTGAAATACTTTTAA
- the LOC138900461 gene encoding uncharacterized protein, with protein MNEVLYFRHCVNSCNLVDLDFKGSIYTWWNGRAEKDCIFKRLDRCLGNIELQQMLHRLEITHLSKIGSDHSPLLLTTSNNTVPVKKSFRVLKFWTKNASFKEVIQQNWNADFAASPFVLFNYKLKN; from the coding sequence ATGAATGAAGTGCTGTATTTTAGGCATTGTGTGAACTCATGCAACCTCGTTGATCTTGATTTTAAAGGTAGTATCTACACATGGTGGAATGGTCGTGCTGAAAAGGACTGCATCTTCAAGCGATTGGATAGATGCTTAGGCAACATCGAGCTCCAGCAAATGTTACATAGGCTGGAAATAACTCATCTATCAAAAATAGGCTCAGATCACAGCCCTTTGCTATTGACGACCTCTAACAACACAGTACCAGTTAAGAAATCTTTTAGAGTTCTTAAATTTTGGACAAAGAATGCTTCCTTCAAAGAAGTCATCCAGCAAAACTGGAATGCTGACTTTGCTGCATCTCCCTTCGTCCTATTCAATTACAAGCTTAAAAATTGA